CCCCCCTCTCCTTCAGTTCAGCTCGATCCTCACCTGCAGCGGCGCCCCCTCCAGAGAAAGCAGATTGGCCAGGGTCCGGTCGCGGTGACGGCGGAAGCGCAGCGCGATCCGGGAGCCGCCGATGCGCAGGTTGGTAAGGGTCAGCTCGCGCATGAAGCCCGGCAGCCGCGGATCACGAATGTGCAGCAGGCGCTGCCCGGCGTCGGGAAAGATGCCGAGCACGCCCTGCAGGAGCATGAAGAACGCCCCCGACGCCCACGCCTGGGGCGAGCAGCTCACCGGATAGAGCACTGGCCGCAACCCTCCCGACCGCTGCATGCCGCAGAACAGCTCCGGCAGACGATGCGCCCGCATGTGGATGGCCGCCTCGTGCAGCGCGGTGAGCACCGGCAGCGCCCGGTGCGCGTGGCCGTAGAGAGAGAGCCCGAGCACCACCAGCGCGTTGTCGTGCGGCCAGATGGAGCCGTTGTGGTAGCTCATCGGGTTGTACACCGGGTGCTCCGCGCTCAACGTGCGAATCCCCCAGCCGCTGAACATAGAGGGCGCGAGGAAGACATCCGCCATCCGCGCAGCCTGCTCGTCGGTGGGGACGCGACTCCAGAGCAGGTGCCCGGCATTGCTCGTGACCGTCGGCAGCGGTCTCTTCTCCCCGTCCAGGGCCAGAGCAAACGTCCCCAGCTCCTCCAGCCAGAATCTCTCCAGGATCCGCTCGCGCAGGTTCGTGGCCTCCCGCCGGAGCCGTTCCGCATCCGTGCGGCGTCCGAGGGCCTCGAAGAGCTGCGCCATGCGGAGCTTCGCGTCGCAGACATAACCCTGCACCTCGACCAGGGCGATCGGGGGGACCGGTAGCCGGCCATCGGGGTAGGGCACGCCGTCTCCCGAATCCTTCCAGCCCTGGTTCACCAGGCCGCGGTCCGAGGTGCGCGCGTACTCCACGAACCCGTCCCCGTCGAGATCGCCGTACTCGTCGATCCAGCGCAGCGCCCGCTCGGCGTGGGGCATGAGCTGCCGCGCCAGTGCCTCGTCGCCGGTCCAGCGCCAGGTCTCGTGCAGGAGGATCAGCCAGAGGGGCGTGGCGTCGACCGTCCCGTAATATGGTACGTGCGGGATCTCGCCGGAGCGCGCCAGCTCACCCCGTCGCAGCTCGTGCATGATGCGCCCGGGCTGCTCCTCCGTGTACGGGTCCTCCTTGACCCCCTGGTGACGCGCGAGGTACTGCAGCGTGTCGACCGCGATGAGGGGGTTGAGCGGCAGCGTCTGCAGCGAGGTGATGATCGAATCGCGGCCGAACGCGGTCGTGTACCAGGGGATGCCGGCGGAGATGATGTGCTCGCCGTCGGCGTGGATGTAGAGCGACCGAAGGTCGTTGACCGACTGGGCGAGGGTCGCATTGAACTCCGCGACGTCGGTGCTCCACCCCGAGCACTGCGAACGCCACTCCGAGTACTCGCTCGCGAGCCGATTGCGCCTCTCCCGAAGGGGAGACGGTGCGCTCCTGCTGGTGCGCGCCGGACCCGGTGAGACCTCCCACTGCAGCACCTGTCGTACTCCTGGCTCCAGCCGCAGCGTCCACCGCGCTCCATTCTCGTCCAGCGTGGTGGGCGGCGACTTGAAGGAGACGTGGGAGTACACCGTCTCGCCGTCGAGCCCCTGGTAGGAAAACTCGAGCAGGCGACCATTCAGCACCCGCGGACGATAGAACTGCCCCCTCTTCGGGCGCTTCCACCCCCGCACCTCGAAGATGTCCGCGAAGTCGCTGCCGAGGTCGAGCCGA
Above is a window of Longimicrobiaceae bacterium DNA encoding:
- a CDS encoding glycogen debranching N-terminal domain-containing protein, translating into MSTQTKARTPISMTEAVGYSSIDCAHQAPVEDALVLKHNRLFLLLDRNGNVTPPGRCGLGLFHDDTRILSHYMLRFAGGEPVLLSAQTSRPYEARIDLAVTDQTLGGDPWDPKNVIHLRREIVVEGHLAEQVTITNFLTRPVDFWVRLDLGSDFADIFEVRGWKRPKRGQFYRPRVLNGRLLEFSYQGLDGETVYSHVSFKSPPTTLDENGARWTLRLEPGVRQVLQWEVSPGPARTSRSAPSPLRERRNRLASEYSEWRSQCSGWSTDVAEFNATLAQSVNDLRSLYIHADGEHIISAGIPWYTTAFGRDSIITSLQTLPLNPLIAVDTLQYLARHQGVKEDPYTEEQPGRIMHELRRGELARSGEIPHVPYYGTVDATPLWLILLHETWRWTGDEALARQLMPHAERALRWIDEYGDLDGDGFVEYARTSDRGLVNQGWKDSGDGVPYPDGRLPVPPIALVEVQGYVCDAKLRMAQLFEALGRRTDAERLRREATNLRERILERFWLEELGTFALALDGEKRPLPTVTSNAGHLLWSRVPTDEQAARMADVFLAPSMFSGWGIRTLSAEHPVYNPMSYHNGSIWPHDNALVVLGLSLYGHAHRALPVLTALHEAAIHMRAHRLPELFCGMQRSGGLRPVLYPVSCSPQAWASGAFFMLLQGVLGIFPDAGQRLLHIRDPRLPGFMRELTLTNLRIGGSRIALRFRRHRDRTLANLLSLEGAPLQVRIELN